One window from the genome of Populus alba chromosome 15, ASM523922v2, whole genome shotgun sequence encodes:
- the LOC118043989 gene encoding uncharacterized protein isoform X2, protein MSQELMESRMVINETSSASESTHDTTYTKIFVGGLPWETRKDSLQGYFEQFGEIIEAVVIVDRSTGRSKGYGFVNFKDPDSATRACQNPYPVIDGRRANCNLAAFGAKKKGIDRLGPAAPRFMAPLNTHGPSAYFNQQMPQYASPYSVYGYPIHPQDTSAMNNFYNAYGGKQLPFYYPAAASGSPGVYLNYYPFYAQHGQNSPSYYPRVIQNSQQHNAFGTLSNPNSASSLANTKATEARPAAIAEQQQ, encoded by the exons ATGTCTCAAGAGCTCATGGAAAGTAGGATGGTGATCAATGAAACTAGTAGTGCCTCAGAATCCACTCATGACACAACTTACACCAAGATTTTTGTTGGAGGATTGCCCTGGGAGACCAGAAAAGATTCCTTGCAGGGTTATTTTGAGCAGTTTGGAGAGATTATAGAAGCAGTCGTCATCGTTGATAGGAGCACAGGAAGATCTAAAGGATATGGCTTT GTAAATTTTAAGGATCCTGATTCTGCAACAAGAGCTTGTCAAAATCCATATCCTGTTATTGATGGAAGGAGAGCCAACTGTAATCTTGCAGCCTTTGGTGCTAAAAAGAAAG GAATTGATAGACTTGGACCTGCAGCACCAAGATTCATGGCACCATTAAACACTCATGGCCCTTCTGCATACTTCAATCAACAAATGCCTCAATATGCATCTCCTTATTCTGTTTATGG GTATCCTATCCACCCACAGGACACTTCTGcaatg AATAATTTTTACAATGCATATGGAGGGAAACAGCTTCCATTCTATTACCCCGCCGCGGCATCAGGATCCCCTGGAGTCTACCTGAATTATTACCCATTCTATGCTCAACATGGACAGAACAGCCCAAGTTACTACCCCAGAGTGATACAGAACTCTCAGCAACACAATGCTTTTGGGACCTTATCAAATCCTAATTCAGCTTCCTCACTAGCAAATACCA AAGCAACAGAAGCAAGACCTGCCGCGATAGCAGAACAACAGCAATGA
- the LOC118043989 gene encoding uncharacterized protein isoform X1, translated as MSQELMESRMVINETSSASESTHDTTYTKIFVGGLPWETRKDSLQGYFEQFGEIIEAVVIVDRSTGRSKGYGFVNFKDPDSATRACQNPYPVIDGRRANCNLAAFGAKKKAAGIDRLGPAAPRFMAPLNTHGPSAYFNQQMPQYASPYSVYGYPIHPQDTSAMNNFYNAYGGKQLPFYYPAAASGSPGVYLNYYPFYAQHGQNSPSYYPRVIQNSQQHNAFGTLSNPNSASSLANTKATEARPAAIAEQQQ; from the exons ATGTCTCAAGAGCTCATGGAAAGTAGGATGGTGATCAATGAAACTAGTAGTGCCTCAGAATCCACTCATGACACAACTTACACCAAGATTTTTGTTGGAGGATTGCCCTGGGAGACCAGAAAAGATTCCTTGCAGGGTTATTTTGAGCAGTTTGGAGAGATTATAGAAGCAGTCGTCATCGTTGATAGGAGCACAGGAAGATCTAAAGGATATGGCTTT GTAAATTTTAAGGATCCTGATTCTGCAACAAGAGCTTGTCAAAATCCATATCCTGTTATTGATGGAAGGAGAGCCAACTGTAATCTTGCAGCCTTTGGTGCTAAAAAGAAAG CTGCAGGAATTGATAGACTTGGACCTGCAGCACCAAGATTCATGGCACCATTAAACACTCATGGCCCTTCTGCATACTTCAATCAACAAATGCCTCAATATGCATCTCCTTATTCTGTTTATGG GTATCCTATCCACCCACAGGACACTTCTGcaatg AATAATTTTTACAATGCATATGGAGGGAAACAGCTTCCATTCTATTACCCCGCCGCGGCATCAGGATCCCCTGGAGTCTACCTGAATTATTACCCATTCTATGCTCAACATGGACAGAACAGCCCAAGTTACTACCCCAGAGTGATACAGAACTCTCAGCAACACAATGCTTTTGGGACCTTATCAAATCCTAATTCAGCTTCCTCACTAGCAAATACCA AAGCAACAGAAGCAAGACCTGCCGCGATAGCAGAACAACAGCAATGA